The following proteins are co-located in the Apium graveolens cultivar Ventura chromosome 5, ASM990537v1, whole genome shotgun sequence genome:
- the LOC141660213 gene encoding uncharacterized protein LOC141660213, whose protein sequence is MGHIYDNGFCLGYVHWVWHGETASTGPKSSSASCPPEEQAPDPPPERQSKIRSMSLLRKLLMGVHADATKCPKCRLSRWKLTKKGEERINLPAKVMWYFPIIPRFKRMFKSPSTTELMCWHAQHRKQDGKMRHPADSPSWKNIYYRWPSFGSEPRNLRLALSVDGVNPHNNGLSNRYSCWPVILVTYNLHPWLCMKRKFMMLSIMVPGPHEPGNNIDIYLQPMIDDLKKLWKEGEPNMYDAYNKSFFTLKAVLMWTINDFPAYGNLSGCVNKGYKCCPVCGDDTVAKYLTHSRKMCYQGHRRYLPLHHPYRRQKAAFNGQQEFGQPRRTLSGEEVLVEQEQIKFEFGKKMKKAKKVESPWKKKSVFFELEYWKFHHVRHCIDVMHVEKNVCDSLIGTLLNMRHKTKDSAAAHRDMMEMGVRSYLAPQVGVKKTYFPPSPFTLSKAEKRTFLSSLMSMKLPYGHASNIKNCVSMPDLNIYGLKSHDCHILLQQLLPVAIHSVLSKHVRVTIIRLCFFFNALCNKVVKMSKLDKLQSDVILTLCDLKKVFHASFFDVMVNDELRENNKGVSDTIRWLVAKPSFSVLTYQGYLVNGVRYFTKERDDICVVQNSGVSVIAKAVQVSSAKDLNPVESYLTFYGIIQEIWELDYHAFKAPLFLYKWASNDKGIRVYDLGFTLVDFSRQGHKKDKYVFVDQVKQVFYLEDPVDATWSIVLSSTTRDYHELYNEDDLGDTIMEHPPFYTEIPATDVTTDDVAHTARPNVEGI, encoded by the exons ATGGGCCATATCTATGATAATGGCTTTTGTCTAGGTTATGTGCATTGGGTATGGCACGGGGAGACTGCTTCTACGGGTCCTAAATCTTCAAGTGCTAGTTGTCCACCTGAAGAGCAAGCTCCAGACCCACCTCCTGAGCGTCAGAGCAAGATCAGGAGCATGTCGCTGCTTCGGAAACTGTTGAT GGGTGTACATGCTGATGCAACCAAGTGTCCTAAGTGTCGACTTTCTCGGTGGAAGTTGACAAAGAAAGGTGAAGAGAGGATTAATCTTCCAGCCAAAGTCATGTGGTATTTTCCAATAATTCCTAGATTTAAACGTATGTTTAAATCTCCTTCCACCACTGAACTAATGTGTTGGCATGCGCAACATCGGAAACAAGATGGTAAAATGCGACATCCAGCCGACTCTCCATCTTGGAAAAATATATATTATAGGTGGCCATCCTTTGGTAGTGAACCGAGAAACCTTCGCTTGGCTTTATCAGTGGATGGTGTAAACCCGCACAATAATGGCCTATCTAATAGATATAGTTGTTGGCCAGTCATATTGGTGACTTACAATCTTCATCCCTGGTTATGTATGAAAAGAAAATTTATGATGTTGTCGATAATGGTCCCTGGCCCGCATGAGCCTGGTAATAACATCGACATCTACTTACAACCGATGATTGATGATTTAAAAAAGCTTTGGAAAGAAGGGGAACCAAATATGTATGACGCGtataacaaatcatttttcactttaaaagcaGTTTTAATGTGGACGATAAATGACTTCCCTGCTTACGGAAATTTATCTGGCTGCGTTAATAAGGGTTATAAGTGTTGTCCAGTTTGTGGAGATGACACCGTAGCTAAATATTTGACTCATAGTAGGAAAATGTGCTACCAAGGGCATCGTCGATATTTGCCTCTACATCATCCTTATAGAAGGCAGAAGGCTGCTTTTAATGGACAACAAGAGTTTGGGCAGCCGCGTCGAACCCTATCCGGAGAAGAAGTGTTAGTAGAGCAAGAacaaatcaaatttgaatttgggaagaaaatgaagaaggcaaaGAAGGTTGAAAGTCCATGGAAGAAAAAGTCAGTATTTTTCGAGTTAGAATACTGGAAATTTCACCATGTTAGGCACTGTATTGATGTCATGCATGTCGAGAAGAATGTATGTGATAGTCTGATTGGCACATTACTAAATATGCGCCATAAGACAAAGGATAGTGCGGCAGCCCATCGTGATATGATGGAAATGGGCGTTAGATCTTATTTGGCTCCCCAAGTAGGAGTAAAGAAAACCTATTTTCCTCCTTCTCCCTTTACTTTGTCAAAGGCAGAAAAAAGGACTTTCTTGTCATCATTAATGTCGATGAAACTTCCATACGGACATGCATCGAACATAAAAAATTGTGTTTCCATGCCTGATTTGAATATTTACGGGCTGAAATCACATGATTGCCACATTCTTCTCCAACAATTACTCCCGGTTGCAATACACTCCGTTCTTTCGAAGCATGTTAGGGTCACAATTATTAGATTGTGTTTCTTTTTTAATGCTTTGTGCAACAAAGTAGTAAAAATGTCAAAACTGGATAAGCTACAGTCAGATGTTATACTAACCTTGTGCGATCTAAAAAAGGTTTTCCATGCGTCATTTTTTGATGTAATG GTGAATGATGAACTAAGGGAGAACAACAAAGGTGTTTCAGATACGATAAGATGGCTCGTTGCCAAGCCATCATTTTCAGTACTAACTTATCAAGGTTATCTAGTGAATGGAGTGCGATATTTTACAAAGGAACGAGATGACATATGCGTTGTTCAAAACAGCGGGGTGTCTGTCATTGCTAAAGCGGTCCAGGTTTCTAGTGCCAAGGACTTGAACCCCGTAGAAAGTTATTTGACATTTTACGGTATCATACAAGAGATATGGGAATTAGACTACCATGCATTCAAAGCTCCCTTGTTCCTGTATAAATGGGCAAGTAATGATAAAGGAATAAGGGTTTATGATCTTGGGTTCACACTTGTGGATTTTAGTCGACAAGGTCACAAAAAAGATAAATATGTTTTTGTTGACCAAGTCAAGCAAGTCTTTTACCTTGAAGATCCCGTTGATGCTACCTGGTCTATTGTTCTGTCCTCCACAACTCGAGACTACCATGAattgtataatgaagatgacttAGGAGACACGATCATGGAACATCCCCCATTCTACACTGAAATCCCCGCAACTGATGTCACTACTGATGATGTCGCTCATACTGCTAGGCCTAATGTTGAGGGAATTTAG